Proteins encoded in a region of the Perognathus longimembris pacificus isolate PPM17 chromosome 11, ASM2315922v1, whole genome shotgun sequence genome:
- the LOC125359963 gene encoding olfactory receptor 10T2-like — MKGQNQSMITEFILVGFSNLGDLQILLFFIFLLVYLTTLMANAAIMTVIRLDRTLHIPMYFFLFVLSCSETCYTLVIVPKMLTNLLSTIPSISFAGCAAQLYFFVGLACTNCFLIAVMGYDRYVAICNPLNYMLIVSHVTCLQLVLASSFCGFLISVVVNVLVFSEPFCASNRIHHFFCDISPVIKLGCTDTNLKEMVIFFLSILVLLVPFVLIFISYVFIVSTILKISSAEGQRKAFATCASHLTVVIVHYGCASSIYLRPSSLHSSDKDLLVAVTYTVITPLLNPLVYTLRNKEVKIALKKVLSRYSVPKTA; from the coding sequence ATGAAGGGGCAGAACCAAAGCATGATCACTGAGTTTATCCTGGTAGGCTTTTCAAACCTGGGGGACCTTCaaatccttcttttctttatcttcctcCTGGTCTATCTGACCACGCTGATGGCCAATGCCGCCATCATGACTGTCATTCGCCTGGATAGGACTTTGCACATCCCcatgtatttcttcctctttgtccttTCATGCTCTGAAACCTGCTATACCTTGGTCATTGTACCCAAAATGCTAACCAACCTTCTGTCCACAATCCCTAGTATTTCTTTTGCTGGATGTGCTGCCCAGCTGTATTTCTTTGTGGGCTTAGCTTGCACCAATTGCTTCCTGATTGCGGTGATGGGTTATGACCGCTACGTTGCCATCTGCAACCCCCTCAACTACATGCTCATTGTCAGCCACGTCACCTGCTTGCAGCTGGTTCTGGCCTCCAGCTTTTGTGGTTTCCTCATCTCGGTGGTGGTCAATGTCTTGGTGTTCAGCGAGCCTTTCTGTGCCTCCAATCGGATCCACCACTTTTTCTGTGACATTTCCCCTGTCATAAAGCTGGGATGCACCGACACCAACCTGAAGGAAATGGTCATCTTCTTCCTCAGCATTCTGGTATTGCTGGTTCCCTTTGTGTTGATCTTCATCTCCTATGTCTTCATTGTCTCCACCATCCTCAAGATCTCTTCGGCGGAGGGACAGCGGAAAGCCTTCGCCACGTGCGCCTCCCACCTCACTGTGGTCATTGTCCACTACGGCTGTGCTTCCTCCATTTACTTGaggccctcctccctccactcctCAGATAAAGACTTGCTTGTGGCAGTCACCTACACTGTAATCACTCCACTGCTCAACCCATTAGTCTACACGCTGAGAAATAAAGAAGTGAAGATCGcgctgaagaaagttctgagcaGGTACTCAGTTCCCAAAACTGCGTGA
- the LOC125360172 gene encoding olfactory receptor 10K2, whose protein sequence is MERINETVVREFVFLGFSSLARLQLLLFAVFLLLYLFTLGTNAIIISTIVLDRALHTPMYFFLSVLSCSETCYTFVIVPKMLVDLLAQRKTISFLGCAIQMFTFLFLGCSHSFLLAAMGYDRYVAICNPLRYTVLMGRGVCVGLVAAACACGFTVAQVITSLVFHLPFHSSNQLHHFFCDISPVLKLASHHSRSSQMTIFMLCALVLVIPLLLILVSYIHIILAILQFPSTLGRYKAFSTCASHLIIVTVHYGCASFIYLRPKSDYSSSQDALISVSYTILTPLFNPMIYSLRNKEFKSALRRVVGRTILPPQF, encoded by the coding sequence ATGGAGAGGATCAATGAGACAGTGGTGAGAgagtttgtcttcctgggcttttCATCTCTGGCCAGGCTGCAGCTGCTGCTCTTTGCCGTCTTCCTGCTCCTCTACCTGTTCACTCTGGGCACCAATGCCATCATCATCTCCACCATTGTGCTCGACAGAGCCCttcacacccccatgtacttcttcctctctgtcctctcctgCTCTGAGACTTGCTACACCTTCGTCATTGTACCCAAGATGCTGGTGGACCTGTTGGCGCAGAGGAAGACCATCTCCTTCCTGGGCTGTGCCATCCAGATGTTCACCTTCCTCTTCCTTGGCTGCTCCCACTCCTTCCTGCTGGCAGCCATGGgctatgaccgctatgtggccatctgcaatcCGCTGCGCTACACAGTGCTCATGGGGCGTGGGGTGTGCGTGGGGCTGGTAGCCGCGGCCTGTGCCTGTGGCTTCACTGTGGCACAGGTCATCACATCCTTGGTGTTCCACCTGCCCTTCCACTCTTCCAATCAGCTCCATCACTTCTTCTGTGACATCTCCCCTGTCCTCAAGCTGGCATCCCACCACTCCCGCTCCAGTCAGATGACCATCTTCATGCTTTGTGCACTGGTCCTTGTGATCCCACTGCTGCTGATCTTGGTGTCCTATATTCACATCATCTTGGCCATCCTCCAGTTTCCTTCCACATTGGGCAGGTACAAAGCTTTCTCCACGTGTGCTTCTCACCTCATCATTGTCACTGTCCACTATGGCTGCGCCTCCTTTATCTATTTGAGGCCTAAGTCTGACTACTCCTCAAGCCAGGATGCTCTGATATCGGTGTCCTACACTATCCTAACTCCACTCTTCAACCCAATGATCTACAGCCTTAGGAATAAAGAATTCAAGTCAGCTCTTCGCAGAGTTGTAGGAAGAACCATTCTCCCACCACAATTTTAA
- the LOC125359738 gene encoding olfactory receptor 10T2, which yields MRSFNRTTVVTQFILVGFSSLGELQLLLFAVFLLLYLTILMANMTIMAVIRFSRTLHTPMYAFLFILSFSESCYTFVIIPQLLAHLLSATKTISFVACATQLFFFLGFACTNCFLIAVMGYDRYAAICHPLRYTLIMNKRLGLGLVSLSGFTGFLIALVATNLICDMPFCGPNKVNHYFCDMAPVIKLACTDTHVKELALFSLSILVIMVPFLMILISYGFIVNTILMIPSAEGKRKAFATCASHLTVVFVHYGCASIIYLRPKSKSASDKDQLVAVTYTVVTPLLNPLVYSLRNQEVKTALKRVMGMPITTKRS from the coding sequence ATGCGAAGCTTCAACAGAACCACCGTGGTTACACAGTTCATCCTGGTGGGCTTCTCCAGCCTCGGGGAGCTGCAGCTTCTGCTGTTTGCCGTCTTTCTTCTCCTATACTTAACAATCCTGATGGCCAATATGACCATCATGGCAGTTATCCGCTTCAGCCGCACACTGCACACTCCCATGTATGCTTTCTTGTTCatcctttcattttctgaatCCTGCTACACTTTTGTCATCATCCCTCAGCTGCTGGCCCACCTGCTCTCAGCCACCAAGACCATCTCCTTTGTGGCCTGTGCCACCCAGCTCTTCTTCTTCCTGGGCTTTGCTTGCACCAACTGCTTTCTCATTGCAGTGATGGGCTATGACCGCTATGCAGCCATCTGTCACCCCCTGAGGTACACGCTCATCATGAACAAAAGGCTGGGATTAGGGTTGGTTTCTCTGTCAGGATTCACCGGTTTCCTAATTGCTTTGGTGGCCACAAACCTCATCTGTGACATGCCTTTCTGTGGCCCCAACAAGGTCAACCACTATTTCTGTGATATGGCACCTGTTATCAAATTAGCCTGCACGGACACCCATGTCAAAGAGCTGGCTCTGTTCAGCCTCAGCATCCTGGTGATCATGGTGCCTTTCCTGATGATCCTCATATCCTACGGCTTCATAGTCAACACCATCCTGATGATCCCCTCAGCCGAGGGCAAGAGGAAGGCCTTCGCTACCTGTGCTTCTCACCTCACAGTGGTCTTCGTCCACTATGGCTGCGCATCCATCATCTACCTCCGGCCCAAGTCCAAGTCTGCCTCAGACAAGGATCAGCTGGTGGCAGTGACCTACACAGTGGTCACTCCCCTACTCAATCCTCTTGTCTACAGTCTGAGGAACCAGGAGGTAAAGACTGCACTGAAAAGAGTGATGGGAATGCCCATCACTACCAAGAGGAGTTAA